From the genome of Gemmatimonadota bacterium:
CCCGCAAGGTGGGTGAGCACTTCCGCCTCCTCGACGTCGTCCCAGCGACACCAGATCTCGCAGGCGCCGAAATCGAGCTGGTCGATCAGCCACACCGGGAACAGCGAATGCGAGAGGCGCTGAAACTGGTCAGAGATGACTACGATTTCATCCTCATCGATTGCCCCCCGTCACTCGGACTCATCACCATCAACATGCTGGCAGCGGCAGATGCCCTGATTATCCCGCTACAGTGCGAGTACTACGCGCTCGAAGGCCTCTCTCAGCTCCTCAACACCGTTCACCGGGTCCAGCAAGGTGTCAATCCATCACTCGGCATCGATGGGGTTCTCCTCACCATGTACGATGCTCGGCTCAACCTCAGTCGCCAGGTTGCAAGCGATGCACGTGAATATTTCGGCTCACAGGTCTTCGAAACGGTAATTCCGCGGAATGTCAGGCTCGCCGAAGCACCCAGCTTCGGAAAGCCGATTATCCTCTACGACGTAGCATCAGTTGGTGCGCAAGCGTACATGGGCGTTGCGAGAGAACTCATCCAACGAGAAGCACTGGCAACCAACGGCAATGGGGAACCGGCCCAATGAGCGCAGACAAAACTCCTTCGCCTCGCCGCCTTGGAAGAGGACTCGACGCCCTGCTCGGCGAGCGAACGACCCAAAGGCCAAGATCATCTTCAACGGCACCTGCTGAAGAATCAGATACAAAGGTGGCGGAGCCAGTCAGTGCACTTCGTGAAATCACGATCGTCGACATCCGACCGAACCACTACCAGCCGAGAAAGGAATTCAGCCCGGAAGAGCTGAAAGAGTTGGCTGATAGCATTCGGACGGCGGGCTTGCTGCAACCGATAGCGGTGCGAAACACAAAGGACGGATATGAGCTCGTCGCCGGCGAGCGTCGCCTCCGCGCAGTCAAATCACTCGGATGGACCACAGTACCAGCAATAGTCCGGGACTACGACGACCGTACAATGCTGACTCTCGCGCTGATAGAGAATTTGCAGCGCGCAGATCTCAACCCGATAGAAGAAGCCGAAGGCTACGCCCGTCTCGCAAGCGAGTTCGACCTTACCCAGAACGAGATCGCGGATCTGGTTGGAAAGGATCGCTCCACCGTCGCGAATCTCCAGCGAGTTCTTCAGCTGCCGGCAGCCGTACGCAAGATGCTCGAGACGGGTGCGTTGAGCCTCGGCCACGCGCGACCACTCCTGGCACTCGAAGATGCCGCGCTGGCCACGAAGCTCGCCACAGAGGCCGTCGAGCATGGCCTCTCGGTCCGCGCAATCGAAGAGCGCGTGAGACAGGACGCACCACGTCATGACAAGCCACACCGCGGCAGGCCACGTAAGGAAGACACCCGTCCGCCTGAAGTAAGACATGTCGAAGATCTCCTGCGAAAGCGTTTTCAAACTGATGTTTCACTCTTTCGAAAGAAGCGCGACAAGGGTGAGCTCAGAATCCAGTTCTATTCCACTGAAGATCTGAATCGCCTCCTGGAAGCCATGGGAGCAATCGAGTGACCGATGAATTCCCGAATATTCACACAGTTATCAACAATTGTCATAACTCGTTGTCATGAAAAGACTTAGCACTCTTACATGTCAACCTGTATCAAGGTTATCCACAGTTATCCACAGCTTGTTCGCAATCGCGATCGTGGCTTGCGGAGGCGCCAGAGAGCAGGCGAAGCCAGCATCCAATGCATTCAAGGTCGCACTCGTGACGACAGGATCGATCTCGGATCAGGGCTGGAACGCTGGCGCCTATCAGGGCCTCCTGGCAATCAAGGACTCGCTCGGCGCGCATATCTCGAACGTCCAGACGCAGACGCCGGCGGAGATAGACGAGAACTTTCGGCAGTACGGCGCGCAGGGATACAACCTCGTTTTCGGACACGGCTTCGAGTATCAGGATCCAGCGATCCGCGTCGCGCCGTCGTTCCCCAAAACGGTATTCGTGACTACCTCAGGGGTGAAAACAGCACCGAACGTCGGCGGTGTCTATTTCACCTTTTCGGACGGTGCATATCTGGCCGGCATTGTCGCAGGCGCGGCCTCTCGCAGTGGCGTCATTGGAGCGATCGGCGGGACACAGCTACCCCCAGTCGTTGCTGCATTCAAGGCATTCGAAGCGGGTGCAAAGTCTGTCAATCCGAATGTGAAGCTGCTCACCGCCTACGTTGGGAATTGGGATGACGCAAGCGCAGCCCGGGAGCAGGCGCTCGCACAGATCGCCCGCGGCGCGGACGTGATATTCCAGGATGCAGATGCGGCCGGACTTGGCGTTTTCCAGGCAGCGCGTCAATCCCGGACTGTCCGTATAATCGGATCCAACTCCGACCAGAACGGAGTTGCACCGGAAGTCACGCTCGGAAGCGTCGTGATCGATCTTCCAAGAGCAATGATGATCATCGCACGCGACGTGAAGAGTGGCGCGTTCAAGGGTCACGTTTACCGACTGGGCGAAAATGACGGCGTCGTTCGCTGGGTGCCCAATCCCAGGCTTGCACCCGAGATCTTGCCGGCAACGGTTGCCAGGTTGGACTCGGCTCGGAAGCTGATCGACGCGAAAACACTAAAGGTGCCGGAATGACGACAACCGCTCTCGTCGTCAGATATCTGGACGACTTGCTGGAAACCGACTCTGTGCCGGATTACCCGAACGCCTTGAATGGCCTCCAACTGGCGAACAGCGGTTCCGTAAGTCGAGTGGCGGCTGCAGTGGATTTTTCATTACGCACAATCACGGCTGCAGCACAGGCTGACGCGAACCTGCTGATAGTGCATCACGGAATGTTCTGGGGCGGACTGCAGCCGATACGCGGAAAGTACTTCGATCGAATCCGAGCGCTCCTGGCGCGAGACATCGCAGTCTATTCGTCTCATCTGCCGCTCGACCGACATGCGCTGTATGGCAATAACGCGCTGCTTGCCGCCGAGCTTGGGCTGGAGCCATCTGCCGAGTTCGCTCGCTTCAGGACGATATCGATCGGTGTATCGGGTGAGAGTGATGTCGCAACGACAGAGCTTGCAGCACGTGCGGATGCCTTCGTTCGATCGCACGGTGGCTCGGCACGAACGACACCCATCGACTCGGGACGCAGAACGCACGCGTGGGCAATCTGCACGGGTGCCGGTGCGAGTACCGAAACCCTGAACGAAGCGCGCGATCGCGGCATCGACACACTGATAGTCGGTGAGGGATCACACCACACCGCGGTGGACGCGGACGAGAGTGGGATCACTGTCATCTACGCGGGCCATTATGCTACAGAGACGCTCGGTGTACGCGCGCTTGCAGCCCACGTTTCGGACCGTTTCGGTGTGCCATGGACATTTATAGAGGCACCAACGGGTCTCTGATCAGGTGAGCGGCGTCGCACTCGAGCTGGCGTCGATCACCAAGCGCTTCGGCCGGTTGACAGCACTGGATGGTGCATCGTTGCAAGCACGGCGTGGAACTGTCCATGCATTGCTCGGCGAGAACGGCGCTGGCAAGACGACACTCATGCGCATCGCATTCGGGATGCTGCGGCCGGACTCGGGCAGCATTGCGGTTGACGGCACCGATCGATCATTTGCATCGCCTGCCGATGCGATAGCTGCCGGAATCGGGATGGTACATCAGCACTTCACGCTGGTACCGGCCATGACAGTCGCCGAAAATATTGCACTGGGCGGCCGAGGCACTTTTCGTCCCACGCAAATTCGCGACGCGATCCTGGCGCTGTCTGCGCGCACAGGACTCGCGGTCGATCCGTCGGCGCGGATCGAAGATCTTCCTGCCGGAGCACAACAGCGGGTCGAAATCCTCAAGGCATTGTCCCGCGATACGAGAATACTCATACTGGATGAGCCTACGGCAGTGTTGACTCCAACCGAGTCGAGGGAGCTGCTTCACAAGGCGCGCGAGCTCGTAAGCGATGGCGGGACTGCGATCCTTATAACACACAAGCTTCGCGATGCACTGGAATTTGCGGACGATATCACAGTGCTGAGACGCGGCTCGACCGTATGGAGCGGACACGCGTCCGAAGCAACTGAAGAGACTCTTGTTGCCGCCATGTTGGGTGGAGAGCGGACCAGCACCGAGATACAACCGGTTACCGCAATCGCAACAGATCGTAACGCCACTGTCCTCTCGCTGGAGAACGTTTCTGTTCGCGACGACGGTGGCGTGGAGCGGCTCAGATCCGTCACGCTTTCCGTTCATGCAGGAGAAATAGTTGGGATCGCGGCGGTGGAAGGAAATGGGCAGCGCGAACTGCTACGCGTCCTTGCCGGACGAATGCGTGTCACTAGCGGCGACGTGGGGATCCCACCGGTAGTTGGCTTCATTCCGGAAGACCGGCATCGCGATGCGTTGATCCAGGATTTTTCGTTGCGTGACAATGTTGCTCTGCTCGGTGCAAGTACCCGCCACGGAGTGATGAGCTGGGCTGCCATCGGGAGGCGAACTCGCGAGCTCATTCGAGATTACGATGTACGGGCTCCTGACGAGCTGACGCGAGCTCGCTCGCTTTCGGGTGGCAATCAACAGAAATTGGTCGTTGGACGGGAGATCGAGGGATCGCAGACCGCACTGGTTGCGGAGAACCCGTCTCGTGGACTCGACGTACAGGCAACTGCAGCGGTACACGCACGCATTCTCGCGGCGCGTGATGCCGGCATGGCGGTCGTGATCTACTCATCGGATCTGGATGAGGTTCTCGCACTCGCCGAGCGCGTAGTTGTCGTGCACGCGGGGAAGGTGACGGAACCGCCTCGTGAATACGAGTCGATCGGTAGAGCGATGCTCGGGCTGCCCGTATCATGACGGAGACAATGGCATTCGTCGTCGACATGCTGGTGCATGCTACGCCGCTGGTGATAACAGGCCTCGCAGTTGCGCTCGCCTTCCGCGCCGGAGTATGGAACATCGGCGCAGATGGTCAGTTCATCGCTGGTGCGACGGCGGCTGCGTGGGTCGGCGTTTCCGCACCGGCCGGGATCGGGTGGCTTGCACTGATAATCGCTCTGATTGCGGGCGTGGTTGCCGGTGCCATCTGGGCCGCCATCGCGGCGTGGTTGAGATCGCGCTTTGGCGTCCTTGAAGTGATCAGTACGATAATGCTGAATTTCATCGCTACATACGGCGCCTCGTTCCTGGTACGCGGTCCGTTGCAGGAACCAACGCACGTCTATCCGCAGACCAGTGGCATCGTGAGCGGCGCGCACATGCCAATCCTTCTGGACGGGACGAGGTTGCACTGGGGGTTTGTCATTGCAGTAGCACTTGCAGTGATAGCGTGGTGGGTGATGAAGTACTCCGCAACGGGCTTCAGAGTGAGAGCGAGTGGTGTCAATCCTTTTGCAGCTCGAAGCGCCGGCCTCATAGATGTCTCCAGAGTGACCGCGTTTGCTTTCGTCGCGAGTGGAGCAATTGCAGGAATGGCTGGAGCGATCGAGGTATCGGGCGTAACGTTTGCCCTGTACGAAAACATCTCGCCCGGGTATGGCTACACGGCGATCGCAGTCGCGCTTCTGGCCGGACTCAATCCACTCGGGGTGATCGGCACCGGGATTCTATTTGGCGCACTCGAGACTGCCGCCGGTGCCATGCAGCGTAACATCGGGATTCCATCTACCACAGCGTCGGTAATCGAGGCCATCGTGATTCTGGCAGTCATCGCAATTGCGCAACTTCGGGCCGACAGAGTGACAACAAGCGCATGATCGACGGGACCTCTGCATTCCTCGAGGGCGTCGTGCGGACCGCCACTCCACTCGCATTCGCCGCGCTTGGCGAGACCGTTACGGAGCGGAGCGGCATAATAAATATCGGGTTGGAGGGAAGCATCATCGCCGGCGCGTTGGGTGCTGTCGTTGGTGCGGGATACGGTGGAGTCTGGGCCGGCTTTGCGTTCGCAGCTGTGTGCGGTTGCGCGGTCGCTGCAATTTTCGCCTTGTTTGCGGTCACGCTGCGTGCGGATCAGATCATATCGGGCACGGCTGTCACTTTGCTCGCGTTGGGTGGAACGGGAACACTGTACCGCATCCTGTACGGAAGCGCCGGTGCCGCTCTAAATACGCCTACACTCGATCCGATGCCGATACCGTTGCTGTCCCGGACTCCGGTAGTTGGCCGCGCGTTATTTGTGCAGCCGTCAATCACGTACGTCCTTTACGTGCTTGTTCCGGTGGTTATGTGGTGGACATACCGGACGCATGCAGGGCTCGGCCTGCGCGCGATTGGTGAAAATCCAGCGGCGGCAATAGCTGCTGGTATCCGCGCGAAAAAAGTGCAATTCCTTGCTGTGCTGTTTGGCGGGTTGCTCGGAGGCATAAGTGGTGGCACGCTCGTACTTGCACAGGCTGGCACCTTCGTCGAAGGCATGTCTGCTGGACGCGGCTTCATCGCCATAGCGATAGTTGTTCTCGGACGATGGAACCCGCTCGGCGCTGCACTTGCGGCGCTCCTGTTCGGGGCTGCGAGCGCGTTGCAATTTTTCTTTCAGGCAACCGGGAGTAACCTGCCGTATCAGCTATTTCTCGCCTTTCCGTACGTCCTTACTCTGGTCGCGCTGGCCGCTACGCACGGAAGAACCAACTCGCCGGCGGCGCTTGGAAGACAGGACTTCGAACAGAGTTAGAGCAGAGCTAAGGCCTGAAGCCGATGTACAACATCCGCGTATCCATTCCCGGGTTGACGCGCCCGGTGCCACCGTTCGATATATGCTGCAATCTGAATCCAAAGGTGGCCGTTCCGAAGCTGGAGTGGAGATACATGCCGGTGTGGCCATCCGCGAGGAAGTTGAACCGGGTTTCAGCGGGATCCGGAATTCGGCGATCGAAGAACGCGGCTCCGCCACCCCCACCAATGACGATACCAGTCCTGTCTGACAGATGCAGCGTGGCTTCAGCGGCGATCGGAATCAGGCCAGCTCCGAACGCCGTCTTCTTGTAGGGCAGGAGCCCAACCCCGCCTCCATTGTAAAACACCGTTTCGTATTCCCTGTTTGCCGTCGCGATTACCGCTGGAACCAGAGTTGGAGTGAAGCTGACTTCGCCGAACCGCCACCGACCGATTAAACGCGCCGCGCTAACGCCGGCTACATAGAGCGCACGGTCTTCCATGTGACCTTCGCGCGTCTTGATAGGCTCATGAGTCCCACCAGCGAACCATGCCCCATAGGACCAGTGATGGTCCGCGGGACGGGCAATCAAACTCGAGTCAACCGGTGGGGCCAGCACCTCGGCTGCCGGCCCTCTCGCGGCCTGTGCACCAGACCGCGCCGACATAATGGCTAACGTCACCAGCATGCAGGCGACAGAAGATTTTACATGCCGGGCTACGACATTTGACGAGCCGATCAGATGCAAGAGCTCACCTCCCCCCGCTTGCCAGAACCAGTCCACACTGAAAGCGCCATCCACCTGGGAGCCTTAATTTGAGGCCGATGACAGCCATAGTACATGACCCGTCGGGAACAGAAGAGCCAGGTACAGCTCTCGTACTGAATCAGGCTCCTGCAAGGGAGCGTTGGAGCTGGGCGTTATACGAGTTCGCAAATACCATCTTCTCGATGAACATCGCGACTCTGTACTTCGCCGTGTGGTTGGTATCTGATCTTCACGGCTCGAATGCCGACGTAGCCGTCGGAAATGGGATCGCTTCCGTTCTGGTGATGCTATCCATACCTGTCCTCGGCGCGATTTCCGACGTAACGCGGCGACGTAAGCCCTGGGTGGTCGGATTCACTCTGGTCGCCGTGCTCGCGACGGTCGCCATCGGCGCCGTGGGCCAATACCTGATACCTCGCGTTGGGGATTCAGTGCTGAACCCGGCCGGTGCTACCGGATTTGTAATATCCGGACTTCCGTTGGTTTTCGTAATCGCCGCATTCGTCGTCGCGAACTACGCCTATCAGGGCGCGCTTCCATTCTACAATGCGATGCTGCCCGAGCTGGCCCCACCAAACAAGTGGGGACGTCTCTCCGGACTCGGCGCGATTCTCGGATATACGGGGTCCATCCTCGGCGTGCTCATGATCAAGCCATTCTTCGACGGGTCGCTCCCGGTACTTGGACAGCTCCCAGGTACGTTCATGCACGCCCTGCGGACGGTGTTTCCGCTCGCCAGATCGGGCGGCCGTGTTGCGACATTCGCACCAACGGCGCTGCTTTATCTCGTCTTCAGTATTCCGCTGTTCGTATTCTGTCGGGATCACTTTCCGGTACGCACCCGCCAGACCATACCGTGGCGACAGGCATTCCACGATGTGGCAAATACGATTCGGGAATCACGCAAGTATCCCGGTGTTCTCAGGTTTATCATCGCCTCGTTCGTATATCAGGACGCAATGGGAACGATCATCAGCTTCATGGCGTTGTACGCCGTGGTGGCGATGGGATTCAAGAGTGGAAGTGAGACGACACTATTTGTCGTGCTGACGATTCCCGCCGTCTTCGGGGCGTGGCTGTGGGGAAGGCTCACCGATTTCATCGGACCAAAGAATACACTCATGACCGTGCTCTGCGCCTGGGTCGTACTTCTCGTTGCGATGATTGCCGCGCCGTCACGTCAGGCGTTCTGGATAGTTGGTGCAATGATCGGCTTTATCTATGGCGGAGTGAACGTGGCCGAGCGTCCGATGCTGCTGCGGTTGATCC
Proteins encoded in this window:
- a CDS encoding ABC transporter permease, with the translated sequence MTETMAFVVDMLVHATPLVITGLAVALAFRAGVWNIGADGQFIAGATAAAWVGVSAPAGIGWLALIIALIAGVVAGAIWAAIAAWLRSRFGVLEVISTIMLNFIATYGASFLVRGPLQEPTHVYPQTSGIVSGAHMPILLDGTRLHWGFVIAVALAVIAWWVMKYSATGFRVRASGVNPFAARSAGLIDVSRVTAFAFVASGAIAGMAGAIEVSGVTFALYENISPGYGYTAIAVALLAGLNPLGVIGTGILFGALETAAGAMQRNIGIPSTTASVIEAIVILAVIAIAQLRADRVTTSA
- a CDS encoding ParB/RepB/Spo0J family partition protein, yielding MAEPVSALREITIVDIRPNHYQPRKEFSPEELKELADSIRTAGLLQPIAVRNTKDGYELVAGERRLRAVKSLGWTTVPAIVRDYDDRTMLTLALIENLQRADLNPIEEAEGYARLASEFDLTQNEIADLVGKDRSTVANLQRVLQLPAAVRKMLETGALSLGHARPLLALEDAALATKLATEAVEHGLSVRAIEERVRQDAPRHDKPHRGRPRKEDTRPPEVRHVEDLLRKRFQTDVSLFRKKRDKGELRIQFYSTEDLNRLLEAMGAIE
- a CDS encoding BMP family protein; translated protein: MFAIAIVACGGAREQAKPASNAFKVALVTTGSISDQGWNAGAYQGLLAIKDSLGAHISNVQTQTPAEIDENFRQYGAQGYNLVFGHGFEYQDPAIRVAPSFPKTVFVTTSGVKTAPNVGGVYFTFSDGAYLAGIVAGAASRSGVIGAIGGTQLPPVVAAFKAFEAGAKSVNPNVKLLTAYVGNWDDASAAREQALAQIARGADVIFQDADAAGLGVFQAARQSRTVRIIGSNSDQNGVAPEVTLGSVVIDLPRAMMIIARDVKSGAFKGHVYRLGENDGVVRWVPNPRLAPEILPATVARLDSARKLIDAKTLKVPE
- a CDS encoding ABC transporter ATP-binding protein, with product MSGVALELASITKRFGRLTALDGASLQARRGTVHALLGENGAGKTTLMRIAFGMLRPDSGSIAVDGTDRSFASPADAIAAGIGMVHQHFTLVPAMTVAENIALGGRGTFRPTQIRDAILALSARTGLAVDPSARIEDLPAGAQQRVEILKALSRDTRILILDEPTAVLTPTESRELLHKARELVSDGGTAILITHKLRDALEFADDITVLRRGSTVWSGHASEATEETLVAAMLGGERTSTEIQPVTAIATDRNATVLSLENVSVRDDGGVERLRSVTLSVHAGEIVGIAAVEGNGQRELLRVLAGRMRVTSGDVGIPPVVGFIPEDRHRDALIQDFSLRDNVALLGASTRHGVMSWAAIGRRTRELIRDYDVRAPDELTRARSLSGGNQQKLVVGREIEGSQTALVAENPSRGLDVQATAAVHARILAARDAGMAVVIYSSDLDEVLALAERVVVVHAGKVTEPPREYESIGRAMLGLPVS
- a CDS encoding MFS transporter; this encodes MTAIVHDPSGTEEPGTALVLNQAPARERWSWALYEFANTIFSMNIATLYFAVWLVSDLHGSNADVAVGNGIASVLVMLSIPVLGAISDVTRRRKPWVVGFTLVAVLATVAIGAVGQYLIPRVGDSVLNPAGATGFVISGLPLVFVIAAFVVANYAYQGALPFYNAMLPELAPPNKWGRLSGLGAILGYTGSILGVLMIKPFFDGSLPVLGQLPGTFMHALRTVFPLARSGGRVATFAPTALLYLVFSIPLFVFCRDHFPVRTRQTIPWRQAFHDVANTIRESRKYPGVLRFIIASFVYQDAMGTIISFMALYAVVAMGFKSGSETTLFVVLTIPAVFGAWLWGRLTDFIGPKNTLMTVLCAWVVLLVAMIAAPSRQAFWIVGAMIGFIYGGVNVAERPMLLRLIPDEEAGRFFGLMVLSARAAAIVGPLVWALAVDGLMPSFGKGIAYRAGVATVAIAMCIALLIMRGVPDNFPGTQTPSGSL
- a CDS encoding Nif3-like dinuclear metal center hexameric protein gives rise to the protein MTTTALVVRYLDDLLETDSVPDYPNALNGLQLANSGSVSRVAAAVDFSLRTITAAAQADANLLIVHHGMFWGGLQPIRGKYFDRIRALLARDIAVYSSHLPLDRHALYGNNALLAAELGLEPSAEFARFRTISIGVSGESDVATTELAARADAFVRSHGGSARTTPIDSGRRTHAWAICTGAGASTETLNEARDRGIDTLIVGEGSHHTAVDADESGITVIYAGHYATETLGVRALAAHVSDRFGVPWTFIEAPTGL
- a CDS encoding ABC transporter permease; translated protein: MIDGTSAFLEGVVRTATPLAFAALGETVTERSGIINIGLEGSIIAGALGAVVGAGYGGVWAGFAFAAVCGCAVAAIFALFAVTLRADQIISGTAVTLLALGGTGTLYRILYGSAGAALNTPTLDPMPIPLLSRTPVVGRALFVQPSITYVLYVLVPVVMWWTYRTHAGLGLRAIGENPAAAIAAGIRAKKVQFLAVLFGGLLGGISGGTLVLAQAGTFVEGMSAGRGFIAIAIVVLGRWNPLGAALAALLFGAASALQFFFQATGSNLPYQLFLAFPYVLTLVALAATHGRTNSPAALGRQDFEQS
- a CDS encoding acyloxyacyl hydrolase, with the translated sequence MTLAIMSARSGAQAARGPAAEVLAPPVDSSLIARPADHHWSYGAWFAGGTHEPIKTREGHMEDRALYVAGVSAARLIGRWRFGEVSFTPTLVPAVIATANREYETVFYNGGGVGLLPYKKTAFGAGLIPIAAEATLHLSDRTGIVIGGGGGAAFFDRRIPDPAETRFNFLADGHTGMYLHSSFGTATFGFRLQHISNGGTGRVNPGMDTRMLYIGFRP
- a CDS encoding AAA family ATPase; this encodes MSRVIAVANQKGGVGKTTTAVNLAASLAAAEQRTLLVDGDPQGNATSGIGIEPSDIGKTVYEVLLGEATVAEARKVGEHFRLLDVVPATPDLAGAEIELVDQPHREQRMREALKLVRDDYDFILIDCPPSLGLITINMLAAADALIIPLQCEYYALEGLSQLLNTVHRVQQGVNPSLGIDGVLLTMYDARLNLSRQVASDAREYFGSQVFETVIPRNVRLAEAPSFGKPIILYDVASVGAQAYMGVARELIQREALATNGNGEPAQ